From the genome of Geminocystis herdmanii PCC 6308, one region includes:
- a CDS encoding Hfq-related RNA-binding protein has protein sequence MTVFNTGFPSVRQIQTFIKNKTSVEIALSTSLTLDGVILWQDQNCICLSNSSKEKFLIPHHAIVYLKSR, from the coding sequence ATGACCGTATTTAATACAGGCTTTCCTAGTGTACGACAAATACAAACTTTTATCAAAAACAAAACTTCTGTAGAGATAGCTTTAAGTACAAGTCTAACCTTAGATGGTGTTATTTTATGGCAAGATCAAAATTGTATTTGTTTATCTAACAGTAGTAAAGAAAAATTTTTGATTCCCCACCATGCCATTGTTTATCTTAAAAGTCGCTAA
- a CDS encoding S1 family peptidase, which produces MKKIVKTGLFGLICFGSGIFTQYLLPVQSIDTQIECQEIPVSQYDQTKTITLNSDSNIDTSMEFKEEEIKGYAQRITVKVLSGENSGSGIIIDRKNNTYRVLTNDHVLLFGKQNNAYKIKTSDGKIHLAKKVNNYNFQNYDLGILEFTTLNHYQVAELSKVPFPSIDEVVYGAGFIYTSSNNLENETLTFTTGKINLISDLSFRGGYQIGYSNDIKKGMSGGPLLNSKGQIIGINGRHKYPAWGNPYIFEDGSMANPQKKAEMSHSSWAIPIASFLKFAPELADKF; this is translated from the coding sequence ATGAAAAAAATAGTGAAAACGGGGTTATTTGGTTTAATTTGTTTTGGGAGTGGTATTTTTACTCAATATCTTCTCCCAGTTCAAAGTATTGACACACAAATTGAATGTCAAGAAATCCCTGTTTCCCAATACGATCAAACAAAGACTATAACTCTAAATTCCGATTCTAATATAGATACTTCTATGGAGTTTAAAGAAGAAGAAATTAAAGGCTATGCCCAACGAATTACCGTTAAAGTATTATCGGGAGAAAATTCAGGTTCGGGCATTATTATCGATCGAAAAAATAACACTTATCGAGTATTAACTAACGATCATGTTTTACTATTTGGTAAGCAAAATAATGCGTATAAAATTAAAACTTCAGACGGTAAAATTCACTTAGCAAAAAAAGTTAATAATTATAATTTTCAAAACTATGATCTAGGAATTTTAGAGTTTACCACCCTAAATCATTATCAAGTTGCAGAACTTTCTAAAGTTCCATTTCCCTCGATCGATGAGGTCGTTTATGGAGCAGGTTTTATCTATACATCAAGTAATAATTTAGAGAATGAGACATTAACTTTTACCACTGGAAAAATTAATTTAATCAGTGATTTATCTTTTCGAGGCGGTTATCAAATTGGCTATAGTAATGATATAAAAAAAGGCATGAGTGGAGGTCCTTTATTAAACTCAAAAGGACAAATTATTGGTATTAATGGCAGACATAAATATCCCGCTTGGGGTAATCCTTATATATTTGAAGATGGCTCGATGGCAAACCCACAAAAAAAAGCAGAAATGAGTCATTCCAGTTGGGCAATTCCCATTGCCAGTTTTCTCAAATTTGCCCCAGAATTAGCCGATAAATTCTGA
- a CDS encoding DUF3318 domain-containing protein, with the protein MTSYTTSSARAEMNELRRLKTLLPPELQSWVMIEASTEVNPPLIRTEELGKDEIEIQIDLTKWENLAIDQRNLMFWHEVARVQNDTIPREGWEMAALAIGLGGAVGELWVQDGLLLLLALGLCSISGYRLWQKNNGEKNLRDAIEADEKAIIIATRFGYSMKNAYQSLGSAFKTLIEQTPNRSQRKKYEERLQALRRSAAKAKQKQDQPMENQPLKTPPVRSRSSARMKNI; encoded by the coding sequence ATGACATCTTATACAACTTCCTCCGCTAGAGCCGAAATGAATGAATTGAGAAGACTCAAAACTCTACTTCCCCCAGAGTTGCAAAGTTGGGTTATGATTGAAGCGTCCACAGAAGTTAATCCTCCTTTAATCCGTACGGAAGAATTAGGTAAAGATGAGATTGAGATTCAAATTGATTTGACAAAATGGGAAAATCTCGCTATTGATCAACGTAATTTGATGTTTTGGCATGAAGTAGCTCGTGTTCAGAATGATACTATTCCCAGAGAAGGTTGGGAAATGGCAGCGTTGGCGATTGGTTTGGGTGGTGCTGTAGGCGAGTTGTGGGTACAAGATGGTTTATTGTTATTGTTAGCTTTGGGTTTGTGTAGTATTTCTGGTTATCGTCTCTGGCAAAAAAACAATGGTGAGAAAAATCTGCGAGATGCCATCGAAGCTGACGAAAAAGCGATTATTATTGCTACTCGTTTTGGTTATTCTATGAAAAATGCTTATCAAAGTTTAGGTAGTGCATTTAAAACTCTTATTGAACAAACTCCGAATCGTAGTCAACGGAAAAAATATGAGGAGCGTTTACAAGCGTTACGCCGTAGTGCGGCTAAAGCGAAACAAAAACAAGATCAACCTATGGAAAATCAACCCTTGAAAACTCCTCCAGTTCGATCGAGAAGTAGTGCTAGAATGAAAAACATTTAA
- a CDS encoding DUF1825 family protein has translation MGFFDSEVVQQEAKQLFEDYQSLTQLGSEFGKFDREGKKIFIDKMEDMMERYRIFMKRFELSEDFMAKMTIEQLKTQLSQFGTTPEQMFQQMHLTLERMKKEI, from the coding sequence ATGGGATTTTTTGATTCTGAGGTAGTACAACAAGAAGCAAAGCAATTATTTGAAGATTATCAGTCACTGACTCAATTAGGTAGTGAATTTGGCAAGTTCGATCGAGAAGGCAAAAAAATTTTTATTGATAAAATGGAAGATATGATGGAAAGGTATCGTATCTTCATGAAAAGATTTGAATTATCAGAGGATTTTATGGCTAAAATGACGATCGAACAATTAAAAACCCAATTAAGTCAATTTGGTACAACTCCTGAGCAAATGTTTCAGCAAATGCACTTAACCTTAGAAAGAATGAAAAAAGAAATTTAA
- the trmB gene encoding tRNA (guanosine(46)-N7)-methyltransferase TrmB, with amino-acid sequence MARVRVRQHVNPLSNRYQQSIFIPDWSQVYSNLSLPFHLDLGCARGRFLLQMAQENPQRNYLGVEIREALVTEANDIKDEYNLTNLYYVFGNINHSLTNLLASLPPNSLELVTIQFPDPWFKKKHQKRRVVQSEIVEILAQFLSPKGQVFLQSDIKEVAQEMLDRFLENPHFSPLKSEIWISQNPLEVMTEREIATINKGEPIYRTILKVTNKDNN; translated from the coding sequence TTGGCAAGAGTGAGAGTGCGTCAACACGTCAATCCATTAAGTAACAGGTATCAACAATCAATCTTTATCCCAGATTGGAGTCAAGTATATTCTAATCTATCTTTACCCTTTCATCTCGATTTAGGTTGTGCTAGGGGGCGTTTTTTATTACAAATGGCGCAGGAAAATCCCCAGAGAAATTATTTAGGGGTAGAAATTCGGGAGGCTTTAGTCACGGAAGCCAATGATATAAAAGACGAATATAATTTGACAAATCTTTATTATGTATTTGGTAATATCAATCATTCTTTAACAAATTTATTAGCTTCTTTACCCCCTAATAGTTTAGAATTAGTTACTATACAATTTCCTGATCCTTGGTTTAAGAAAAAGCATCAAAAAAGGAGAGTTGTGCAATCTGAAATAGTAGAAATTTTAGCTCAATTTCTATCTCCAAAAGGACAAGTATTTTTACAATCAGACATCAAAGAAGTAGCCCAAGAAATGCTCGATCGATTTCTCGAAAATCCTCATTTTTCTCCCTTAAAATCAGAAATTTGGATTAGTCAAAACCCTTTAGAAGTGATGACAGAAAGAGAAATCGCTACCATAAACAAAGGAGAACCGATTTATCGTACAATTTTAAAAGTTACTAATAAAGATAATAATTAA
- the dapF gene encoding diaminopimelate epimerase, protein MKFTKYHGLGNDFILIDNLATAEPLISPQEAVKLCHRNFGIGADGVIFVLPGTDDTDYTMRIFNSDGSEPEMCGNGIRCFAQFITELEGQEVIGKTYKINTLAGLICPTIQGNGQVRVDMGQPQLKPSQIPTTLAEKEDKVINQSLVVDGKEYFVSCVSMGNPHCLVFVDDVASIDLTTIGTLFENNSVFPQKTNTEFIEVVNSNYVKMRVWERGAGITLACGTGACATVVAGVLNNKCDRTTTVELPGGCLEIEWSDKDNHIYMTGPATKVFSGTFNP, encoded by the coding sequence ATGAAGTTTACCAAATATCATGGCTTAGGCAATGATTTTATTTTAATTGATAATTTAGCTACGGCTGAACCTTTGATTTCTCCCCAAGAAGCCGTTAAATTGTGCCATCGAAATTTTGGCATTGGTGCCGATGGAGTCATATTTGTTTTACCCGGTACAGACGATACTGATTATACCATGAGAATCTTTAACAGTGACGGCTCAGAGCCTGAAATGTGTGGTAATGGTATTCGTTGTTTTGCTCAGTTTATCACAGAATTAGAAGGACAAGAAGTCATCGGCAAAACCTACAAAATCAACACCTTAGCAGGTTTAATTTGCCCTACTATTCAAGGCAACGGGCAAGTTAGAGTGGATATGGGGCAACCTCAGTTAAAACCTTCACAAATCCCCACTACTTTAGCAGAGAAAGAAGATAAGGTGATTAATCAATCCTTGGTAGTGGATGGTAAAGAATATTTTGTTAGTTGTGTCAGTATGGGCAATCCTCATTGTTTAGTCTTTGTGGATGATGTTGCCTCCATTGATTTAACCACCATAGGTACTTTATTTGAAAATAATAGCGTCTTTCCCCAAAAAACCAACACAGAATTTATTGAAGTAGTCAATTCTAATTATGTAAAAATGCGAGTCTGGGAAAGAGGTGCAGGAATCACCCTCGCTTGTGGTACGGGAGCTTGTGCTACTGTGGTGGCTGGAGTCTTAAATAATAAGTGCGATCGAACTACTACTGTGGAATTACCCGGCGGATGTTTAGAGATAGAATGGTCAGATAAAGACAATCATATATACATGACAGGTCCTGCTACGAAAGTTTTTTCAGGTACTTTTAACCCTTAA
- a CDS encoding COP23 domain-containing protein produces the protein MKITKNTALTLITGSMLGGFMSFAPPSQAQSVQFQCGADYQDIPTTYVETQGGVVEIFKWRSTYFQGPYTPVQRCLEVTQRMNQFQPDYLVTGRVNNYNVICAGMSCDQNGRNILLTLRPDQNPAQVLQEIDNTRDGAGGPSMQFNGSSNILNNFKRSNLSRTSDGSLALNLTRHIQTAPKLQNNFSQNLGTDNKNTNIPSVSPAPTVSPAPTVSPAPSVSPVPSVSPVPSVTIPQINIPTVTPTTLPRRAW, from the coding sequence ATGAAAATTACAAAAAATACTGCTCTTACTCTCATTACAGGCTCTATGTTAGGCGGATTTATGAGTTTTGCTCCTCCCAGTCAAGCGCAATCAGTTCAATTTCAATGTGGTGCAGATTATCAAGATATTCCTACAACCTATGTGGAAACTCAAGGAGGAGTTGTCGAAATTTTTAAATGGAGAAGTACCTATTTTCAAGGACCCTATACTCCCGTACAAAGATGTTTAGAAGTTACCCAAAGAATGAATCAATTTCAACCTGATTATTTAGTCACGGGACGAGTTAATAATTATAACGTTATTTGTGCTGGTATGAGTTGCGATCAAAATGGTCGTAATATTCTCTTAACTTTACGCCCTGATCAAAATCCAGCTCAAGTACTACAAGAAATTGATAACACCAGAGACGGTGCAGGAGGTCCCTCTATGCAGTTCAATGGTTCTTCTAACATACTCAATAACTTTAAAAGAAGTAATCTAAGCAGAACCTCAGATGGTTCTTTAGCCCTCAACTTAACCCGACATATTCAAACAGCTCCTAAACTTCAAAACAATTTCTCACAAAATCTTGGCACTGACAACAAAAACACAAATATACCTAGTGTTTCTCCCGCTCCAACTGTTTCTCCTGCCCCAACTGTTTCCCCAGCTCCTAGTGTTTCCCCTGTGCCTTCTGTGTCTCCCGTTCCTTCTGTGACAATTCCTCAGATTAATATTCCCACCGTAACACCTACTACATTACCTCGTAGAGCATGGTAA
- a CDS encoding putative quinol monooxygenase, translating into MSNPFIVLAGRYKIKPEKRERFLELAMAGLEPTRQESGNISYAFFEEVGIPNSFLYFEEWENKEALMSHLKQPYIIPLLDEFADLIETTADIKIYDVAHYSTGLN; encoded by the coding sequence ATGAGTAATCCATTTATCGTGTTAGCAGGTAGATATAAAATCAAGCCCGAAAAAAGAGAAAGATTTTTAGAATTAGCCATGGCAGGACTTGAACCAACTCGTCAAGAATCTGGTAATATCAGTTATGCTTTTTTTGAAGAAGTGGGTATTCCTAACTCCTTTCTTTATTTTGAAGAATGGGAAAATAAGGAAGCCTTAATGTCTCATTTAAAACAACCTTATATTATCCCTTTATTAGATGAATTTGCTGATTTAATCGAAACTACTGCGGATATAAAAATTTATGATGTAGCCCATTATTCTACGGGTTTAAATTAA
- a CDS encoding metallophosphoesterase family protein, translating into MNIRFAIASDLHIALPETIDNNANRFHLTQFSIPALEVVLQHLNTLNLDFLLLPGDLTQDGEIVNHQWLKAKLETLSYPVYVIPGNHDVPSLKGNKSSIAFQDFPYYYQKFGYENPESFDYTCALGEGLQLVALNSNHFEEEGRQLGCLTENQFIWLEDTLSQLTDKLVFVMIHHNVIEHLPDQSNHVLGCRYMLDNASRLLEILDKYQVKFIFTGHLHIQDISTYKGIYEITTGSLITYPHPYRILELKDNQLSIESHHITQLPDMENLADFSKQWTADRSFPFMIKMLTCPPLNLPLTEAQKYAPLLKNLWADIAHGDKTFDFPQLPPHVNQYFKLFGAIDDEGKPQAIDNKNLIRLG; encoded by the coding sequence ATGAATATACGTTTTGCCATCGCCAGTGATTTACATATAGCTTTACCTGAAACCATAGATAATAATGCTAACCGTTTTCACTTAACCCAATTCAGCATACCAGCCTTAGAAGTAGTTTTACAACATTTAAACACCCTTAATCTGGATTTTTTGTTATTGCCGGGAGATTTAACTCAAGATGGAGAAATAGTTAATCATCAATGGTTAAAAGCAAAACTAGAGACTTTATCCTATCCTGTTTATGTGATACCGGGTAATCATGATGTGCCTAGTTTAAAGGGTAACAAAAGTTCGATCGCCTTTCAAGATTTTCCTTACTATTATCAAAAATTTGGCTATGAAAACCCTGAGAGTTTCGACTATACTTGTGCCTTAGGGGAAGGATTGCAGTTAGTGGCGTTAAACTCTAATCATTTTGAGGAGGAAGGGAGGCAGTTGGGTTGTTTAACGGAAAATCAATTTATCTGGTTAGAAGATACCTTGAGTCAACTTACGGATAAGTTAGTTTTTGTGATGATTCATCATAACGTGATTGAGCATTTACCTGATCAATCTAACCATGTGTTGGGGTGTCGGTATATGTTAGATAATGCTTCTCGACTGTTGGAAATTTTGGACAAATATCAAGTTAAGTTTATCTTTACTGGACATTTACACATTCAAGATATTTCTACCTATAAGGGCATTTATGAAATTACCACTGGTTCATTAATTACCTATCCTCATCCTTACCGTATCTTAGAATTGAAGGATAATCAACTTTCGATCGAATCCCATCATATCACCCAACTGCCAGACATGGAAAATTTAGCCGATTTTTCTAAACAGTGGACAGCAGATCGATCGTTTCCCTTTATGATAAAAATGTTAACTTGCCCTCCCCTTAATTTACCCTTGACAGAAGCGCAAAAATACGCACCTCTATTAAAAAATTTATGGGCAGACATAGCGCATGGAGACAAGACTTTTGATTTTCCCCAATTACCACCCCATGTAAATCAATATTTTAAGTTATTTGGTGCGATTGATGATGAAGGAAAACCCCAAGCCATTGACAATAAAAATCTGATCAGATTAGGATAA
- a CDS encoding glycoside hydrolase family 10 protein, protein MKFLRLIFLFFVTCIFIYSFSQFSHSQSLKNREIRGVWLTNIDSDVLFSQEKTKSSIETLHQLNFNTVYPAVWNWGYTLYPSQVAKNITGIKIDPTEGLQNRDLLAEIITEAHDKKMAVIPWFEFGFMAPADSQLAKLHPEWLTKRPDGSTIWLEGNVHERVWLNPLNPQVQSFISDLILEIVTKYDIDGIQVDDHFGYPSEFGYDDYTVGLYRQEHNGKLPPLDKKNPEWVQWRADKITNYMETLFHLIKKVKNNVIVSVSPNPQEFSKNEFLMDWAKWERKGLIEELIVQIYRNNMDSFNRELAQKDLQLAKDHIPTAIGILSGLKGRSIGFDLINEQVNSTREKDFSGVSFFFYESLWNFGPETVQERQSSFQNLFSQKLDRLTIYNKS, encoded by the coding sequence ATGAAATTCCTGCGATTAATTTTTCTGTTTTTTGTTACTTGTATTTTTATTTATAGCTTCAGTCAATTTTCCCACAGTCAATCCCTAAAAAATAGGGAAATTCGAGGGGTTTGGTTAACCAATATTGATAGTGATGTTTTATTTTCTCAGGAAAAAACCAAAAGTTCGATCGAAACTTTACACCAATTAAATTTTAATACCGTATATCCTGCGGTATGGAATTGGGGTTATACCTTATATCCTAGTCAAGTGGCAAAAAATATCACAGGAATCAAAATTGATCCCACAGAAGGATTACAAAACCGAGATTTATTAGCAGAAATTATCACCGAAGCCCACGATAAAAAAATGGCGGTGATTCCTTGGTTTGAGTTTGGATTTATGGCGCCTGCGGATTCACAATTAGCGAAACTTCATCCCGAATGGTTAACAAAAAGACCTGATGGCAGTACTATTTGGTTAGAAGGAAATGTCCATGAAAGAGTGTGGTTAAATCCTCTTAATCCTCAAGTACAAAGTTTTATCTCCGATTTAATCTTAGAAATTGTGACTAAATATGATATTGATGGTATCCAAGTTGATGATCATTTTGGTTATCCTTCGGAGTTTGGCTATGATGATTATACTGTCGGATTATATCGTCAAGAACACAATGGAAAATTACCGCCTTTAGACAAAAAAAATCCTGAGTGGGTACAGTGGAGAGCAGACAAAATTACTAATTATATGGAGACTTTATTTCACTTAATTAAAAAGGTAAAAAATAATGTAATTGTATCGGTATCCCCTAACCCTCAAGAATTTTCTAAAAATGAGTTTTTAATGGATTGGGCAAAGTGGGAAAGAAAGGGTTTAATTGAGGAATTAATTGTCCAAATTTACCGTAATAATATGGATTCTTTTAATAGAGAATTAGCTCAAAAAGATTTACAATTAGCTAAAGATCATATTCCCACAGCTATCGGTATTTTATCTGGTTTAAAAGGTCGATCGATCGGCTTTGATTTAATTAATGAACAGGTTAATTCTACAAGGGAAAAAGATTTTTCTGGAGTGAGTTTTTTCTTTTATGAAAGTTTGTGGAATTTTGGACCTGAAACAGTACAAGAAAGACAATCTTCTTTTCAAAATTTGTTCTCTCAAAAGCTCGATCGATTGACTATTTACAATAAATCTTAA
- the crtR gene encoding beta-carotene hydroxylase: MQSVSPVLTSVPREYLKAPGGFNPNVLMFITAILLITFSTIGYFLWGWVDWVCFCANVLALHMSGTVIHDASHNSAHSDRIINSILGHGSALMLGFAFPVFTRVHLQHHANVNDPENDPDHFVSTGGPLWMIAARFFYHEIFFFKRKLWRKYELLEWFLSRAFLFTVVFLGIHYGFIGYVMNFWFVPALVVGIALGLFFDYLPHRPFKERDRWKNARVYPGKVLNLLIFGQNYHLIHHLWPSIPWYKYEPAYYATKSLLDEKGCDQSLDLLKGKNFWSFMYDLFLGIRLHEKH; this comes from the coding sequence ATGCAGTCGGTTTCACCTGTGTTGACATCAGTACCCAGAGAATATCTTAAAGCACCGGGAGGTTTTAATCCTAACGTGCTAATGTTTATTACTGCTATCTTATTAATTACATTTTCCACCATTGGTTATTTTTTATGGGGATGGGTGGATTGGGTATGTTTTTGTGCCAATGTCTTAGCTTTACATATGTCGGGAACAGTTATTCATGATGCTTCCCATAATAGCGCCCATAGCGATCGAATTATCAACTCTATTCTCGGTCATGGTAGCGCCTTAATGTTAGGTTTTGCCTTCCCCGTATTTACCAGGGTTCATTTACAACATCATGCAAACGTAAATGATCCAGAAAACGATCCTGATCATTTTGTGTCCACAGGAGGCCCTTTATGGATGATTGCCGCTAGGTTTTTCTATCATGAGATTTTTTTCTTTAAGAGAAAATTATGGCGTAAATATGAGCTTTTAGAGTGGTTTTTAAGTCGAGCCTTTCTTTTTACGGTGGTTTTTTTAGGTATTCACTACGGTTTTATCGGTTATGTGATGAATTTTTGGTTTGTACCTGCTTTAGTAGTAGGTATTGCATTAGGTTTATTTTTTGACTATTTGCCCCATCGTCCTTTTAAAGAGCGCGATCGATGGAAAAATGCTAGAGTATATCCGGGTAAAGTCTTAAATCTCCTAATTTTCGGACAGAATTATCACTTAATTCATCATTTATGGCCTTCTATTCCTTGGTATAAATATGAACCTGCCTATTATGCTACCAAATCTTTATTAGATGAGAAAGGATGTGATCAATCTTTAGACTTACTTAAGGGTAAAAACTTTTGGAGTTTTATGTATGATCTCTTTTTAGGGATTAGATTACACGAAAAACATTAA